The following proteins are co-located in the Gordonia polyisoprenivorans genome:
- a CDS encoding FAD-binding oxidoreductase: MGAAAFDEGVATLLASYRAIGPQATVRLAKKTSNLFRARAKNPHPGLDVSGLDRVISVDAAARTADVAGMCTYENLVAATLPYGLAPKVVPQLKTITLGGAVTGLGIESTSFRNGLPHESVLEIDILTGDGEIITATPTNDYADLFYGFPNSYGTLGYSVRLRIELEEVAPYVALRHVRFTDLSELQATMDAIVTDRSYDGEPVDYLDGTVFSVDEAYLTLGRQTDEAGPVSDYTGMDIYYRSIQHDSTRTPQRDRLTIHDYLWRWDTDWFWCSRAFGAQEPRIRRLWPKRLLRSSFYWKLIGYDQRFDIADRLNKRKGLPANERVVQDIEVPIEHTTDYLDWFLTSVPIEPIWLCPLRLREKVGGSAPDANPLRPWPLYPLQPDRTYVNVGFWSAVPVTPGDPGHTNKLIERKVAELDGHKSLYSESFYSPEEFDELYGGEHYRLLKKRYDPRGRLLDLYAKAVKRQ; the protein is encoded by the coding sequence ATGGGGGCAGCGGCATTCGACGAGGGTGTGGCCACCCTCCTGGCCAGCTACCGCGCCATCGGGCCGCAGGCCACGGTCCGTCTGGCGAAGAAGACCTCCAACCTCTTCCGGGCCCGGGCCAAGAACCCGCACCCCGGCCTCGACGTCTCCGGCCTCGACCGGGTGATCTCGGTCGACGCAGCCGCCAGGACCGCAGATGTCGCGGGGATGTGTACCTACGAGAACCTCGTCGCCGCGACGCTGCCGTACGGGCTGGCTCCCAAGGTCGTTCCGCAGCTCAAGACGATCACCCTCGGCGGCGCCGTGACCGGCCTGGGTATCGAGAGCACCTCGTTCCGCAACGGTCTGCCCCACGAGTCGGTCCTCGAGATCGACATCCTCACCGGCGACGGCGAGATCATCACCGCGACCCCGACCAACGACTATGCGGATCTGTTCTACGGATTCCCCAATTCGTATGGGACGCTCGGCTATTCGGTGCGGCTGCGAATCGAGTTGGAAGAGGTCGCCCCGTACGTCGCGCTGCGGCATGTGCGGTTCACCGATCTGTCGGAGTTGCAGGCGACGATGGATGCGATCGTCACCGACAGGTCCTACGACGGCGAGCCGGTCGACTATCTCGACGGAACCGTGTTCAGCGTCGACGAGGCCTATCTGACGCTGGGGCGGCAGACCGATGAAGCCGGACCGGTCAGCGATTACACCGGGATGGACATCTATTACCGGTCCATTCAGCACGATTCGACGCGCACACCCCAGCGTGATCGGTTGACCATCCACGACTATCTGTGGCGGTGGGACACCGACTGGTTCTGGTGTTCACGGGCGTTCGGCGCGCAGGAGCCCCGCATCCGCCGCCTGTGGCCGAAACGTTTGCTGCGCAGCAGTTTCTATTGGAAGCTGATCGGCTACGACCAGCGCTTCGACATCGCCGATCGCCTCAACAAGCGCAAGGGCCTACCTGCCAACGAGCGTGTCGTGCAGGACATCGAGGTGCCGATCGAGCACACCACCGACTATCTCGACTGGTTCTTGACCAGCGTGCCGATCGAGCCGATCTGGTTGTGCCCGTTGCGCCTTCGTGAAAAGGTCGGCGGCAGCGCACCCGATGCGAACCCGCTGCGCCCCTGGCCGCTGTACCCGCTGCAACCCGACCGCACCTATGTCAACGTCGGGTTCTGGTCGGCGGTTCCGGTGACGCCCGGCGATCCGGGGCACACCAACAAATTGATCGAACGCAAGGTGGCCGAGCTCGATGGCCACAAGTCTCTGTATTCGGAATCCTTCTACAGCCCTGAGGAATTCGATGAACTCTACGGAGGCGAGCACTACCGACTGCTCAAGAAGCGGTACGACCCACGTGGCCGACTGCTCGATCTCTATGCGAAAGCGGTGAAACGGCAATGA
- a CDS encoding class I SAM-dependent methyltransferase, with amino-acid sequence MTTYKDSAPSKNDAQHAKMTLAQVFESIVGGNLNIRVTAYDGSSAGPEDAEFGLNLVTPRGTTYLVTAPGDLGLARAYVSGDLELIGAHPGDPYGALQALAADLEFKRPSPLVLAQVARSLGIEHFKPIAPPPQEALPRWRRFAEGLRHSKARDAEVIHHHYDVSNTFYEWVLGPSMTYTCAVYPDLDASLEAAQENKYRLIFDKLRLKAGDRLLDIGCGWGGMVRYAARRGVHVLGVTLSAEQAQWAQQAIIDEGLSEFAEVRHSDYRDVTESGFDAVSSIGLTEHIGVHNYPSYFSFMRDKLRDGGMLLNHCITRPDNAKSSRAGSFIDRYVFPDGELTGSGKIISKLQDIGGVEVLHEEDFRYHYAMTLRDWNRNLVEHWDEAVEEVGEGTARLWGLYMAGCRIGFERNIVQLHHVLGVKLDDKGRHELPLRPWWDA; translated from the coding sequence ATGACGACCTACAAGGACAGCGCACCGTCGAAAAACGATGCGCAGCATGCCAAGATGACCCTGGCCCAGGTGTTCGAGTCCATCGTGGGCGGCAATCTCAACATCCGCGTCACCGCCTACGACGGCAGTTCTGCCGGTCCCGAGGACGCCGAGTTCGGCCTGAACCTGGTGACGCCGCGCGGCACCACCTACCTGGTGACCGCCCCTGGTGATCTCGGCCTGGCCCGCGCGTACGTGTCCGGCGATCTGGAGCTGATCGGCGCCCACCCCGGCGACCCGTACGGCGCCCTGCAGGCCCTGGCCGCCGACCTCGAGTTCAAACGCCCCTCACCGCTGGTGCTGGCGCAGGTCGCGCGGTCGCTCGGTATCGAACACTTCAAGCCGATCGCACCGCCCCCTCAGGAGGCGCTGCCGCGCTGGCGTCGGTTCGCCGAGGGGTTGCGGCACAGCAAGGCCCGTGACGCCGAGGTCATCCACCACCACTACGACGTGTCGAACACCTTCTACGAGTGGGTACTCGGACCGTCGATGACCTACACGTGCGCGGTGTACCCCGACCTCGACGCATCGCTGGAAGCCGCCCAGGAGAACAAGTACCGGCTGATCTTCGACAAGCTGCGGCTCAAGGCCGGCGACCGGCTCCTCGACATCGGTTGCGGCTGGGGCGGAATGGTCCGCTACGCCGCCCGACGCGGGGTCCATGTACTCGGCGTGACCCTCTCGGCCGAGCAGGCACAGTGGGCGCAGCAGGCCATCATCGACGAGGGGCTGTCCGAGTTCGCCGAGGTCCGCCACAGCGACTACCGCGACGTCACCGAGTCGGGATTCGATGCGGTGTCCTCGATCGGTTTGACCGAGCACATCGGCGTCCACAACTACCCGTCGTACTTCTCTTTCATGCGCGACAAGCTGCGCGACGGCGGAATGTTGTTGAACCACTGCATCACCCGTCCCGATAACGCCAAGAGTTCGCGGGCCGGGTCGTTCATCGACCGCTACGTCTTCCCCGACGGCGAGCTGACCGGGTCGGGCAAGATCATCTCCAAACTGCAGGACATCGGCGGCGTCGAGGTGCTGCACGAGGAGGACTTCCGTTACCACTATGCGATGACGCTGCGTGACTGGAATCGCAATCTTGTCGAGCACTGGGACGAGGCCGTCGAGGAGGTCGGTGAGGGCACCGCGCGCCTGTGGGGCCTCTACATGGCCGGCTGCCGCATCGGCTTCGAACGCAACATCGTTCAGCTACATCACGTTCTGGGCGTCAAGCTCGACGACAAGGGTCGTCACGAGCTGCCGCTGCGACCGTGGTGGGACGCGTAG
- a CDS encoding DNA polymerase III subunit gamma and tau, whose amino-acid sequence MALYRTYRPATFAQVVGQEHVTDPLSRALDSGRINHAYLFSGPRGCGKTSSARILARSLNCVQGPTSTPCGECSSCVALAPGGPGNLDVIELDAASHGGVDDTRELRDRAFYAPSESRYRVFIVDEAHMVTNAGFNALLKIVEEPPEHLIFVFATTEPEKVLPTIRSRTHHYPFRLLAPPVMRGLLEDICAKEHVQVAADVYPLVIRAGGGSPRDSLSILDQLLAGAGEEGVTYERALALLGVTDIALIDSAVDALAVADGAALFTVVEQVVDAGHDPRRFAVDLLERLRDLILLQAVPDAADRGLVEAPGDQLARMRSQIDRLGPGGLTRFAEIVHNALGEMRGTTSPRLLLEVMCARMLLPTTSADDAALLQRLERIESGVVVAAPAASATPAPAASTASAPAAPAPPADGPPPKYVRPSQRKATEDHVGQQDTSPSADATDETERAAAEKAAAERAAAEKAVAEKAAAERAAADREAEQAAAAKAAAERAAAEKAAAEKAAAEKEAAERAVADKVAAQAPVADPTAPQPPSRTRPEPEPEPEPEPIAEVAGFDDEIPLPDEPFDEYEAPPDEPVPAAPRSAPEPEPTPEPQTGLDPDTLRKRFQEVRTAVRTRSKSLEPMLSAAVVDDLDGTTVVLAHPIDVLVGRLSAPHAVSIIREALQEVFGTDLDVRTVHRDTSTPGPVAARPQAAAAPKRQTFSRPSRTRADSAEGSSPAPEPDPEPEEPEPPRSDEEISDDERAEMVADAHNATPDARIDPDKLALDLLQTELGARPLE is encoded by the coding sequence CATCCTCGCCCGTTCGCTCAACTGTGTGCAGGGCCCCACGTCGACGCCGTGCGGGGAGTGCTCGTCGTGTGTGGCGCTCGCGCCGGGCGGGCCGGGCAACCTCGACGTCATCGAACTCGACGCGGCCAGCCACGGTGGTGTCGACGACACCCGTGAGCTCCGGGATCGCGCGTTCTACGCCCCGTCCGAGTCGCGCTATCGCGTGTTCATCGTCGACGAGGCGCACATGGTCACCAACGCCGGGTTCAACGCCCTGTTGAAGATCGTCGAGGAGCCGCCGGAGCATCTGATCTTCGTGTTCGCGACCACCGAGCCGGAGAAGGTGCTGCCGACGATCCGCTCGCGCACCCATCACTATCCGTTCCGGCTGCTCGCCCCGCCGGTGATGCGCGGGCTCCTCGAGGACATCTGCGCCAAGGAGCACGTGCAGGTGGCTGCCGACGTCTACCCGCTGGTGATCCGCGCCGGTGGCGGTTCGCCGCGCGACTCGCTGTCGATCCTCGACCAGCTCCTCGCCGGGGCCGGCGAGGAGGGGGTCACCTACGAGCGGGCGCTCGCCCTGCTCGGCGTCACCGACATCGCCCTGATCGACTCCGCCGTGGACGCTCTCGCCGTCGCCGACGGGGCCGCGTTGTTCACCGTGGTGGAGCAGGTCGTCGACGCCGGCCACGATCCTCGCCGCTTTGCCGTCGATCTACTCGAGCGCCTTCGGGATCTGATTCTGCTGCAAGCGGTTCCGGATGCCGCCGACCGCGGTCTGGTGGAGGCGCCGGGTGATCAGCTGGCGCGGATGCGCAGTCAGATCGATCGCCTCGGCCCCGGCGGGCTGACGCGTTTCGCCGAGATCGTCCACAACGCGCTCGGCGAGATGCGCGGCACCACCTCACCACGGCTACTGCTGGAGGTGATGTGCGCGCGAATGCTGTTGCCCACCACCTCAGCCGACGACGCGGCACTCCTGCAACGCCTCGAGCGGATCGAGTCCGGGGTGGTCGTGGCCGCACCCGCGGCGTCGGCAACCCCGGCCCCGGCGGCATCGACAGCGTCTGCCCCGGCGGCTCCGGCGCCCCCCGCGGACGGGCCACCACCGAAGTATGTGCGCCCTTCCCAGCGCAAGGCCACCGAAGATCATGTGGGACAACAGGACACGTCGCCATCGGCTGATGCCACGGATGAGACGGAGCGTGCGGCGGCCGAGAAGGCGGCAGCCGAGCGCGCGGCGGCAGAGAAGGCGGTAGCGGAGAAGGCTGCGGCGGAAAGGGCTGCGGCAGATCGTGAGGCCGAGCAGGCTGCTGCCGCGAAGGCCGCAGCCGAGCGCGCGGCAGCGGAGAAGGCGGCAGCGGAGAAGGCTGCTGCAGAAAAGGAGGCCGCAGAAAGGGCAGTGGCCGACAAGGTGGCGGCCCAGGCGCCGGTCGCGGATCCGACTGCCCCCCAACCGCCGTCACGGACCCGGCCGGAACCCGAGCCGGAACCCGAACCCGAGCCGATCGCGGAGGTCGCCGGCTTCGACGACGAGATCCCGCTTCCCGACGAGCCGTTCGACGAGTACGAAGCACCACCGGACGAACCGGTCCCGGCGGCGCCCCGCAGCGCACCGGAACCCGAACCCACACCGGAGCCGCAGACGGGTCTCGACCCCGATACGCTGCGCAAACGGTTCCAGGAAGTGCGCACCGCTGTTCGCACACGCTCGAAGAGCCTCGAACCGATGCTGTCGGCGGCGGTCGTCGACGATCTCGACGGCACCACCGTCGTCCTCGCTCACCCGATCGACGTGTTGGTGGGCAGATTGTCTGCACCGCATGCGGTCTCGATCATTCGTGAGGCGTTACAGGAGGTGTTCGGCACCGATCTCGACGTTCGCACCGTCCACCGAGACACCTCGACGCCGGGGCCTGTGGCCGCGCGGCCGCAGGCTGCTGCCGCACCCAAACGGCAGACGTTCTCGCGGCCGAGTCGGACGCGCGCGGACTCGGCGGAGGGAAGTTCTCCCGCGCCCGAACCCGATCCGGAACCCGAGGAACCCGAACCGCCACGCTCCGACGAGGAGATCAGTGACGACGAGCGTGCGGAGATGGTCGCCGACGCGCACAACGCCACCCCCGACGCGCGGATCGACCCCGACAAACTCGCCCTGGATCTACTGCAGACCGAGTTGGGGGCACGGCCGCTCGAGTAG